A stretch of Dietzia lutea DNA encodes these proteins:
- a CDS encoding LLM class flavin-dependent oxidoreductase produces MQFGIFSIADITPDPTTGRIPTEHERLEAVVEYATLAEQVGLDVFALGEHHNPPFVTSSPTTTLGYVAGRTSEIILSTATTLITTNDPVKIAEDYAMLQHLSGGRVDLTMGRGNTGPVYPWFGQDIRQGLPLAIENYELLHRLWHEDVVDWEGKFRTPLQQFTSTPRPLDGVAPFVWHGSIRSPQIAEQAAFYGDGFFHNNIFWPIHHTKQMVELYRRRYEHYGHGSADQAIVGLGGQFFARKNSQEAVNEFRPYFDNAPVYGHGPSLEDFTAQTPLTVGSPQQVIDRYMTMREHVGDYQRQLFLVDHAGLPRKTVLEQIEILGTEIVPVLRRELDALRPAHVPDGPTHAALVAARDAELAAAGEPAYSDAYRFGTGDNWTGLTAEGGQRAQQESLARNRRTQARLAEAPAGKESK; encoded by the coding sequence ATGCAGTTCGGAATCTTCAGCATCGCCGACATCACCCCGGACCCCACCACCGGGCGCATACCCACCGAGCACGAGCGACTCGAGGCGGTAGTCGAGTACGCCACGCTGGCCGAGCAGGTGGGCCTGGACGTGTTCGCGCTGGGTGAGCACCACAACCCGCCGTTCGTCACGTCCTCCCCCACCACCACGTTGGGTTACGTCGCGGGCCGCACGAGCGAGATCATCCTGTCGACGGCCACGACGCTCATCACGACCAACGACCCGGTGAAGATCGCCGAGGATTACGCCATGCTGCAGCATCTGTCCGGCGGGCGCGTCGACCTGACGATGGGCCGCGGCAACACCGGCCCGGTGTACCCGTGGTTCGGGCAGGACATCCGGCAGGGCCTGCCGCTGGCCATCGAGAACTACGAGCTCCTGCACCGCCTGTGGCACGAGGACGTGGTGGACTGGGAGGGCAAGTTCCGCACGCCGCTCCAGCAGTTCACCTCGACGCCCCGCCCGCTGGACGGCGTCGCCCCGTTCGTGTGGCACGGCTCGATCCGATCGCCGCAGATCGCCGAGCAGGCCGCCTTCTACGGTGACGGCTTCTTCCACAACAACATCTTCTGGCCCATCCACCACACCAAGCAGATGGTGGAGCTGTACCGCCGCCGCTACGAGCACTACGGCCACGGCTCGGCGGACCAGGCGATCGTCGGCCTCGGCGGCCAGTTCTTCGCACGCAAGAACAGTCAGGAGGCGGTCAACGAGTTCCGCCCCTACTTCGACAACGCCCCCGTCTATGGTCACGGCCCGTCGCTCGAGGACTTCACCGCGCAGACCCCGCTCACGGTGGGCTCGCCGCAGCAGGTCATCGACCGCTACATGACGATGCGCGAGCACGTGGGCGACTACCAGCGCCAGCTGTTCCTCGTCGACCACGCCGGCCTGCCGCGCAAGACGGTGCTCGAGCAGATCGAGATCCTGGGCACCGAGATCGTCCCCGTCCTGCGGCGCGAGCTCGACGCCCTGCGCCCGGCCCACGTGCCGGACGGCCCCACGCACGCCGCGCTGGTCGCCGCCCGCGACGCCGAGCTGGCAGCCGCCGGCGAGCCCGCCTACTCCGACGCCTACCGCTTCGGCACCGGCGACAACTGGACGGGCCTCACCGCAGAGGGCGGGCAGCGGGCACAGCAGGAGTCGCTGGCCCGCAACCGCCGCACCCAGGCCCGCCTCGCCGAGGCGCCGGCCGGAAAGGAGTCCAAGTGA
- a CDS encoding glycosyltransferase: protein MPPTDLPPTPEEARSAAALHDAVHGLFERDPLASAAVPFMPWQKWTGLAALAVVVLALVLVTTPTLIALTAVSTFVYLITLADRLLLLSRGLARDSILHVEDDRARAVGDEELPTYTVLVPAYNEPEVIADLIDAVSSIDYPADKLEVLLLLEADDDVTIDAAEAAGLGQVCQILRIPPADPRTKPKACNYSLHYATGEIVTIFDAEDRPDPLQLRRVAVAFAELDDDVACVQAKLAFHNGSQNLLTAWFTADYALWFNFLLPGLMKSSSPIPLGGTSNHIKADVLRDIGAWDPYNVTEDADLGVRIAARGHRTAVLDSTTLEEANPDPINWIRQRSRWYKGYLQTWLVHMRRPVQLWRTLGTVSMFRFTTLLAGTPVIACLNMVFWLVTLSWILGQPGVIEEVFPAYVYFPALICLVLGNAAILYSNLIACRETGNSSLWWACLTVPLYWVLMSIAAIKGTYQLFANPSYWEKTVHGLAS, encoded by the coding sequence ATGCCGCCCACGGACCTTCCGCCGACCCCGGAGGAAGCGCGCAGCGCGGCAGCGCTGCACGACGCCGTCCACGGGTTGTTCGAGCGAGACCCGCTGGCCTCCGCGGCGGTACCGTTCATGCCCTGGCAGAAGTGGACCGGGCTCGCCGCGCTCGCCGTGGTGGTCCTCGCGTTGGTCCTGGTAACCACCCCCACGCTCATCGCGCTGACCGCGGTGAGCACTTTCGTTTATCTGATCACGCTGGCGGACCGGTTGTTGCTGCTCAGCAGGGGGTTGGCCAGGGACTCGATCCTGCACGTGGAGGACGATCGCGCCCGCGCCGTGGGCGACGAGGAACTGCCCACCTACACGGTCCTCGTTCCGGCCTACAACGAGCCCGAGGTGATCGCCGACCTCATTGACGCGGTGAGTTCGATCGATTATCCGGCCGACAAGCTGGAGGTCCTGCTGCTACTCGAGGCGGACGACGACGTCACCATCGACGCCGCCGAGGCCGCCGGCCTCGGGCAGGTCTGCCAGATCCTCCGGATCCCCCCGGCCGACCCCCGCACCAAACCCAAGGCCTGCAACTACTCCCTGCACTACGCCACGGGCGAGATCGTCACCATCTTCGACGCCGAGGACCGTCCCGACCCGCTTCAGTTGCGCCGGGTTGCGGTCGCGTTCGCCGAGCTCGACGACGACGTGGCGTGCGTCCAGGCGAAGTTGGCGTTCCACAACGGGTCGCAGAACTTGCTCACGGCGTGGTTCACCGCCGATTACGCACTGTGGTTCAACTTCCTCCTGCCCGGGCTGATGAAGTCCAGCTCGCCGATCCCGCTGGGAGGCACCTCGAACCACATCAAGGCGGACGTCCTGAGAGACATCGGCGCGTGGGATCCGTACAACGTCACCGAGGACGCCGATCTGGGGGTGCGGATCGCCGCCCGCGGGCACCGGACGGCCGTACTCGACTCGACCACCCTCGAGGAGGCCAACCCGGATCCCATCAACTGGATCAGGCAGCGATCCCGCTGGTACAAGGGGTATCTTCAGACCTGGTTGGTGCACATGCGCCGGCCGGTCCAGTTGTGGCGCACCCTCGGCACGGTGAGCATGTTTCGCTTCACCACCCTCCTCGCCGGGACTCCCGTGATCGCCTGTCTCAACATGGTGTTCTGGCTGGTGACGCTGTCCTGGATTCTCGGGCAGCCGGGTGTGATCGAGGAGGTCTTCCCGGCCTACGTGTACTTCCCAGCGCTGATCTGCCTGGTGCTCGGCAACGCCGCGATCCTCTACTCCAACCTCATCGCGTGCCGGGAGACCGGCAACTCCTCGTTGTGGTGGGCCTGCCTGACGGTTCCGCTCTACTGGGTCCTGATGTCGATCGCCGCGATCAAGGGCACCTACCAGCTGTTCGCCAACCCCTCCTACTGGGAGAAAACCGTTCACGGGTTGGCGTCATGA
- a CDS encoding CE1759 family FMN reductase — protein MTSEHLTEHTTPGERPLNLVVVAAGTSVPSSTRMLADQLTSATREALARQGQRVEVTVLEARELAHEVVDATFTRFPGEKLAAAIDAIGRADGLIAVTPIYNQSFSGLFKSLFDVIEPGTLAGVPVALGATGGTARHSLAVDYALRPMFAYLKADVVPTTVFAAAEDFGAVSTAGDENSLRTRAIRVGTELGDYMLRFAGVTAGAVEPTRADDKRGRRGDDDEFSDFVPMSDLLGR, from the coding sequence GTGACCTCCGAGCACCTGACCGAGCACACCACCCCCGGCGAGCGGCCGCTCAACCTCGTCGTCGTCGCCGCCGGCACCTCCGTGCCCTCCAGCACGCGGATGCTCGCCGACCAACTCACCTCCGCCACCCGCGAGGCCCTCGCCCGCCAAGGGCAGCGCGTCGAGGTGACGGTCCTCGAGGCGCGCGAGCTGGCCCACGAGGTCGTCGACGCGACGTTCACCCGCTTCCCCGGCGAGAAGCTGGCCGCGGCGATCGACGCGATCGGCCGCGCGGACGGACTGATCGCGGTGACGCCGATCTACAACCAGTCGTTCTCGGGGCTGTTCAAGTCGCTGTTCGACGTGATCGAGCCGGGCACCCTCGCCGGCGTCCCGGTGGCACTCGGAGCGACGGGCGGGACGGCGCGGCACTCGCTGGCGGTCGATTACGCACTGCGGCCGATGTTCGCCTACCTCAAGGCCGACGTCGTACCCACCACCGTGTTCGCGGCCGCCGAGGACTTCGGCGCGGTGTCCACGGCCGGCGACGAGAACTCGCTACGGACGCGCGCCATCCGGGTGGGGACCGAACTGGGCGACTACATGCTGCGGTTCGCGGGGGTCACCGCCGGCGCGGTCGAGCCGACGCGCGCGGATGACAAGCGGGGACGACGGGGCGACGACGACGAGTTCAGCGATTTCGTCCCGATGAGCGATCTCCTGGGACGCTGA
- a CDS encoding beta-mannosidase: MVLALTLSCAAPPDSRSQEPVSRATVAAGELQLDGQPWWPTGLNAYQLATDWGVNAGCGAMVDLDSYFGSLPDGAVTRFNAFQQLAVNKFSGQLDFAPIDAVFAAAERHDQVVIPVLVGQDGACEDERYKDREWYLRGWEEPTAMPLSYRDWVTTAVERWSGSPAVAAWEPIGEPETAVCGTDDCHWQFRTCPADSAEVLREWTDEVGQLIRQRDPGRLITAGLLGGPQCGLVGDGYKLIADSPYVDVLQYHDYDDAGFLPLRLAQTDKPLVVTELGIAAGSCLPLEERATRIGDRIEAYRAMGAAGAMLWAFVPDPRPYECTYDIGPEDPVREIPQLARE; this comes from the coding sequence CTGGTGCTGGCGCTAACCCTCTCATGCGCTGCGCCACCAGACTCACGCTCACAGGAACCGGTCTCGCGGGCCACTGTCGCCGCCGGCGAACTCCAACTCGACGGCCAACCCTGGTGGCCGACCGGCCTCAACGCCTACCAGCTCGCCACCGACTGGGGCGTCAACGCCGGGTGCGGAGCGATGGTGGACCTCGACTCGTACTTCGGCTCTCTCCCCGATGGGGCCGTGACGAGGTTCAACGCCTTCCAGCAGCTCGCCGTGAACAAGTTCTCCGGGCAACTCGACTTCGCGCCCATCGACGCCGTTTTCGCCGCGGCGGAGCGGCACGACCAGGTGGTGATCCCTGTGCTCGTGGGGCAGGACGGGGCATGCGAGGACGAGCGGTACAAGGATCGTGAGTGGTACCTGCGCGGTTGGGAGGAGCCCACCGCGATGCCGCTGAGTTACCGGGATTGGGTCACCACCGCGGTCGAGCGCTGGTCCGGCTCACCGGCCGTCGCGGCGTGGGAACCCATCGGTGAGCCTGAGACGGCGGTCTGCGGAACCGACGATTGCCATTGGCAATTCCGCACCTGTCCGGCCGACTCTGCAGAGGTGCTACGGGAGTGGACCGACGAGGTCGGTCAGCTGATTCGGCAGCGGGATCCCGGGCGGCTCATCACCGCCGGCCTACTCGGCGGCCCCCAGTGCGGTCTCGTGGGCGACGGGTACAAGCTCATCGCGGACTCGCCGTACGTGGACGTGCTGCAGTACCACGACTACGACGACGCCGGTTTCCTGCCGCTGCGCCTCGCTCAAACCGACAAGCCACTAGTGGTAACGGAGTTGGGGATCGCGGCGGGCTCCTGCCTGCCCCTCGAGGAGCGCGCGACGCGTATCGGCGACCGCATCGAGGCGTACCGCGCCATGGGAGCGGCCGGGGCGATGCTATGGGCCTTCGTCCCCGATCCGAGGCCGTACGAGTGTACGTACGACATCGGACCGGAGGACCCCGTCCGCGAAATCCCTCAGCTGGCACGCGAGTAG
- a CDS encoding DUF4307 domain-containing protein, with protein MSEPRSHAPSQRPARPPADRYADADRGSGLAGKVVAVLLVLLVGALLVAGVVTMYRLNQTPDISGEATGVEVVDSGRVDLTFTVTREEPGTPAYCIIRAQEESKGELGRREVYVPPSQNGTVEITASVFTTDRAFIADVYGCGEDVPDYLRR; from the coding sequence ATGAGTGAGCCGAGGTCGCACGCCCCGTCGCAGCGCCCCGCGAGGCCGCCCGCCGACCGGTACGCCGACGCCGATCGCGGCTCGGGCCTGGCCGGCAAGGTCGTCGCCGTTCTCCTCGTCCTCCTCGTGGGCGCCCTCCTGGTGGCCGGCGTGGTGACCATGTACCGCCTCAACCAGACGCCGGACATCTCGGGCGAGGCGACCGGCGTGGAGGTCGTGGACTCCGGCCGGGTCGACCTCACGTTCACCGTCACTCGCGAGGAGCCGGGCACGCCCGCGTACTGCATCATCCGGGCCCAGGAGGAGTCCAAGGGCGAACTGGGCCGGCGTGAGGTCTACGTCCCGCCGTCTCAGAACGGCACGGTCGAGATCACCGCGTCCGTGTTCACCACCGACCGCGCGTTCATCGCCGACGTCTACGGCTGCGGCGAGGACGTCCCCGACTACCTGCGCAGGTAG
- a CDS encoding 3-deoxy-7-phosphoheptulonate synthase, whose protein sequence is MTITAENPTQTADRRVLSYSPLPTPTEVLGELPLGEAREALVERSRSEIADVLADRDDRLLVVVGPCSVHDTDAALDYAGRLARLAEETAEDLLIVMRVYFEKPRTTVGWKGLINDPALDGSYDIPRGLRTARKLLLDVLDLGLPVGTEFLEPTSPQYIADAVSWGAIGARTTESQVHRQLVSGLSMPVGFKNGTDGEVQVAVDGCRSSAAGHVFFGTDADGRAAVVETAGNTDCHVILRGGTRGPNYDAESVAAAVASVGKVGLPGLVMVDASHANSGKSHERQAEVVAELAERIGGGEQGISGLMIESFIEPGAQSVEAEELVYGQSVTDACMGWDTTADGLRALGAAVRAGRRS, encoded by the coding sequence GTGACCATCACCGCCGAGAACCCCACCCAGACCGCGGACAGGCGCGTTCTGTCGTACTCCCCGCTGCCGACCCCGACCGAGGTCCTCGGCGAGCTCCCGCTGGGAGAGGCCCGCGAGGCACTGGTCGAGCGGAGCCGGTCCGAGATCGCCGACGTGCTGGCCGACCGCGACGACCGCCTGCTCGTCGTGGTGGGCCCCTGCTCGGTCCACGACACCGACGCCGCACTCGACTACGCCGGTCGGCTGGCCCGGCTCGCCGAGGAGACGGCCGAGGACCTTCTCATCGTCATGCGCGTGTACTTCGAGAAGCCGCGCACGACCGTCGGGTGGAAGGGTCTCATCAACGACCCCGCGCTCGACGGCAGCTACGACATCCCGCGCGGCCTGCGCACCGCCCGCAAGCTACTGCTGGACGTGCTCGACCTGGGGCTCCCCGTGGGGACCGAGTTCCTCGAGCCGACCAGCCCGCAGTACATCGCCGACGCCGTCTCCTGGGGCGCGATCGGCGCCCGCACCACGGAGAGCCAGGTGCACCGCCAGCTCGTGTCGGGCCTGTCCATGCCGGTCGGCTTCAAGAACGGCACCGACGGCGAGGTGCAGGTCGCCGTGGACGGGTGCCGATCCTCGGCGGCGGGACACGTGTTCTTCGGCACCGACGCCGACGGGCGTGCGGCGGTCGTGGAGACGGCGGGCAACACGGACTGTCACGTGATCCTGCGCGGAGGTACCCGCGGGCCGAATTACGACGCGGAGTCCGTCGCGGCGGCGGTCGCGTCCGTGGGAAAGGTCGGGCTGCCGGGCCTCGTGATGGTCGACGCCAGCCACGCCAACTCGGGCAAGTCGCACGAGCGCCAGGCCGAGGTCGTGGCCGAGCTGGCCGAGCGCATCGGCGGGGGCGAGCAGGGCATCTCCGGGCTGATGATCGAGAGCTTCATCGAGCCCGGCGCCCAGTCGGTCGAGGCCGAGGAGCTCGTCTACGGCCAGTCCGTCACCGACGCCTGCATGGGATGGGACACCACCGCCGACGGGCTGCGCGCCCTCGGCGCGGCGGTGCGCGCCGGCCGACGGAGCTGA
- the greA gene encoding transcription elongation factor GreA has protein sequence MANDTQVHWLTQDSYDRLMAEKEALIANRPVIAAEINERREEGDLKENAGYHAAREQQGQEEARIRTIDDLLANAQVGETPTESGVALIGSVVRAYYNGNEDTKETFLIGTRGEGSGKDDLEIYSPDSPLGKSVLGAKNGETREYTAPNGKKVSVTIVTAEPYQS, from the coding sequence ATGGCGAACGACACCCAGGTCCACTGGCTGACCCAGGACTCGTACGACCGCCTCATGGCCGAGAAGGAGGCGCTGATCGCCAACCGTCCGGTCATCGCCGCCGAGATCAACGAACGGCGCGAGGAGGGCGACCTCAAGGAGAACGCCGGCTACCACGCCGCGCGCGAGCAGCAGGGCCAGGAGGAGGCGCGGATCCGCACAATCGACGACCTGCTGGCCAACGCCCAGGTCGGCGAGACGCCCACCGAGTCCGGCGTCGCGCTCATCGGCTCCGTCGTCCGCGCGTACTACAACGGCAACGAGGACACCAAGGAGACCTTCCTCATCGGCACCCGCGGCGAGGGCTCCGGTAAGGACGACCTCGAGATCTACTCGCCCGACTCGCCACTCGGCAAGTCCGTGCTGGGCGCCAAGAACGGCGAGACCCGCGAGTACACCGCCCCCAACGGCAAGAAGGTCTCCGTCACCATCGTCACCGCGGAGCCGTACCAGAGCTGA
- a CDS encoding isoprenyl transferase, producing MATSPLYKFYESRLRSSLEGKRLPRHVAVMCDGNRRWAKEAGFTDVAHGHRAGAVKIAEMLGWCDELGIDVATIYLLSTENLGRDADELGELLQIIADVVDEITRPERNWEVRIVGRLEFLPEWLADRLRHAAQVSTGRPGVKVNVAVGYGGRQEIADAARELVEQLIDEGRTGADLVDGITVEGIGEHLYTSGQPDPDLVIRTSGEQRLSGFLLWQSAYSEIWFTEAYWPAFRRVDFLRALREYSARNRRFGQ from the coding sequence GTGGCCACCTCCCCCCTGTACAAGTTCTACGAGTCCCGACTGCGGTCGTCGCTCGAGGGCAAGAGGCTGCCGCGGCACGTCGCCGTGATGTGCGACGGCAACCGCCGTTGGGCCAAGGAGGCCGGGTTCACCGACGTCGCGCACGGTCACCGGGCCGGCGCGGTGAAGATCGCCGAGATGCTGGGCTGGTGTGACGAGCTCGGCATCGACGTCGCCACCATCTATCTCCTGTCCACCGAGAACCTCGGCCGCGACGCCGACGAGCTCGGCGAACTGCTGCAGATCATCGCCGACGTCGTGGACGAGATCACCAGGCCGGAGCGCAACTGGGAGGTCCGTATCGTCGGGCGGCTGGAGTTCCTGCCCGAGTGGCTGGCCGACCGTCTGCGCCACGCGGCGCAGGTGAGCACCGGGCGGCCGGGCGTCAAGGTCAACGTGGCGGTGGGCTACGGCGGGCGGCAGGAGATCGCCGACGCGGCCCGTGAGCTGGTCGAGCAGCTGATCGACGAGGGCCGGACGGGTGCGGACCTCGTCGACGGGATCACCGTCGAGGGCATAGGGGAGCACCTGTACACGTCCGGGCAGCCCGACCCCGACCTCGTGATCCGCACCTCCGGCGAGCAGCGACTCTCGGGCTTCCTCCTGTGGCAGAGCGCGTACTCGGAGATCTGGTTCACCGAGGCCTACTGGCCGGCGTTCCGCCGCGTGGACTTCCTGCGCGCCCTCCGCGAGTACAGCGCCCGCAACCGCCGGTTCGGGCAGTGA
- a CDS encoding glycosyltransferase family 39 protein: MRTRPAIVFLSFTALYIAAGLYLALGPGYLQGDSLSRVADTRAALLSRDPHLAAIGFIFTPLTALAQFPLVALSDWFPALTRWGLTAVAVSALAMAGAVVQIHSIARERACPAWFTWGVTLVFGLHPMIVYYGANGMSEALFVFLVVWSVRRLARWMSTDDVHDLMVAGFALGLAYLARYDALAASGTATLLVAAVSYRRTRKTETAILDGVVVAAPTALAFLAWSATSWLVTGSALAQFSSRYGNAAILEQSGGGSTGGLSAIAFSLAEIVVLAPALGVVLVWCAVLSVRRRDPEPLAVLALAAVLVFAVLAYLRGMTFPFLRFYISAVPLVAVLAVFCVPRGGWMTTRRPGPHAVSRPQDVLGRSRALTGTALLLVVAGVPVSGVAMSSPTLSREQHSLHAVVLPEVGDRSPELRLRQEAIVASFDTERRIADYLDSLGLPEGAVIMDTVHGFPIIASTARPEQFVIPSDRDFVEVLNDPAAHGVQFLLTVPAEGRGVSDALNLRYPTVHENGAELGALEFEVINSGDDRPTWRLWRVFS, encoded by the coding sequence ATGAGAACCCGTCCCGCGATCGTCTTCCTGTCCTTCACCGCGCTGTATATCGCGGCCGGACTATACCTTGCGCTCGGTCCCGGCTACCTGCAGGGAGACTCGCTGAGCCGGGTGGCCGACACGAGGGCGGCTCTGCTGTCTCGCGACCCGCACCTGGCGGCCATCGGTTTCATCTTCACCCCTCTCACCGCGCTCGCGCAGTTCCCGCTCGTGGCCCTGTCAGACTGGTTCCCGGCGTTGACCCGGTGGGGCCTGACCGCGGTGGCCGTGAGTGCCCTGGCGATGGCTGGCGCGGTCGTCCAGATCCATTCGATCGCCCGGGAGCGCGCGTGCCCTGCGTGGTTCACCTGGGGGGTCACACTCGTCTTCGGCTTGCACCCGATGATCGTCTACTACGGGGCCAACGGCATGAGCGAGGCGCTGTTCGTCTTCTTAGTGGTGTGGTCCGTCCGTCGCCTCGCCAGGTGGATGAGTACTGACGACGTCCACGATCTGATGGTCGCCGGGTTCGCGCTGGGGCTAGCGTATCTGGCGCGCTACGACGCACTGGCGGCCTCGGGCACCGCAACCCTTCTCGTCGCCGCGGTGTCCTACAGGCGCACCCGCAAGACGGAGACAGCCATCCTCGACGGCGTGGTCGTGGCCGCGCCGACCGCACTCGCCTTCCTCGCCTGGTCGGCGACGAGTTGGCTGGTGACCGGCAGCGCTCTGGCCCAGTTCTCCTCCCGCTACGGCAACGCGGCGATCCTCGAACAGTCCGGAGGGGGGTCGACCGGGGGGCTTTCCGCAATTGCGTTCTCCCTCGCGGAGATCGTGGTGCTCGCTCCGGCGCTCGGCGTGGTCCTGGTGTGGTGCGCGGTGCTGTCCGTGCGTCGACGGGACCCCGAACCGCTGGCGGTGCTGGCCCTCGCCGCCGTCCTGGTCTTCGCCGTCCTGGCCTATCTCCGGGGCATGACCTTCCCGTTTCTGCGGTTTTACATCAGCGCCGTCCCCCTGGTCGCGGTCTTGGCCGTCTTCTGCGTACCGCGCGGCGGCTGGATGACCACCCGCAGACCCGGACCCCACGCCGTGTCGAGGCCGCAGGACGTACTCGGACGCTCGCGGGCGCTCACGGGGACCGCACTGCTCCTGGTCGTGGCCGGGGTTCCGGTCAGCGGCGTGGCGATGTCCTCGCCGACGTTGTCCCGGGAGCAGCACTCACTCCACGCGGTGGTGCTCCCCGAGGTCGGCGACAGGTCTCCAGAGCTGCGGCTGCGACAGGAGGCGATAGTCGCCTCGTTCGACACCGAGCGCCGGATCGCCGACTACCTCGACTCGCTGGGTCTGCCCGAGGGAGCGGTCATCATGGACACTGTCCATGGATTCCCGATCATCGCCTCCACCGCCCGGCCGGAGCAGTTCGTCATCCCCTCGGACCGCGACTTCGTCGAAGTCCTCAACGACCCGGCCGCGCACGGGGTGCAGTTCCTGCTGACCGTGCCCGCCGAGGGGCGCGGGGTTTCGGACGCGCTCAATCTCCGCTATCCGACCGTGCACGAGAACGGCGCCGAACTCGGCGCCCTGGAGTTCGAGGTGATCAACTCAGGTGACGACCGCCCGACCTGGAGGCTGTGGCGGGTGTTCTCGTAG
- the mca gene encoding mycothiol conjugate amidase Mca, which yields MAGLRLMAVHAHPDDESSKGSATMARYVAEGVHVLVETCTGGERGDILNPAMDRPDVTADLPAVRVREMARAADILGVDHHWLGFVDSGLPEGDPLPPLPEGCFALADDDEVTEALVRRIREFRPHVMITYDENGGYPHPDHLKVHSASMAAYEAAADPTRYPDAGEPWAIAKVYYTHGFPRRRLELLDEELFARDGVRHFDEFLSRWKDRPDVMERVTTRVECADYFEQRNSALLAHATQIDPNGWFFAAPVEMQQRVWPTEEFELAASRVGFPQLGEGEYETDLFAGVDPSVELPVGPSMSEDPR from the coding sequence ATGGCCGGTCTGCGGCTGATGGCGGTCCACGCCCACCCCGACGACGAGTCGTCCAAGGGGTCGGCGACCATGGCCAGGTATGTCGCGGAGGGCGTCCACGTGCTGGTCGAGACGTGCACCGGGGGAGAGCGGGGCGACATCCTCAACCCTGCGATGGACCGCCCGGACGTCACCGCGGATCTGCCCGCGGTGCGGGTGCGCGAGATGGCGCGCGCCGCCGACATCCTGGGCGTCGACCACCACTGGCTGGGCTTCGTGGACTCGGGGTTGCCCGAGGGGGACCCGTTGCCGCCCCTGCCGGAGGGGTGCTTCGCCCTGGCCGACGACGACGAGGTCACCGAGGCCCTGGTCCGCAGGATCCGCGAGTTCCGGCCCCACGTGATGATCACCTACGACGAGAACGGTGGTTATCCCCACCCGGATCACCTGAAGGTGCACTCGGCGTCGATGGCCGCCTACGAGGCCGCCGCGGACCCGACCCGGTATCCGGACGCGGGCGAGCCGTGGGCCATCGCGAAGGTCTACTACACGCACGGCTTCCCCCGGCGCCGCCTCGAGCTGCTCGACGAGGAGCTGTTCGCCCGCGACGGCGTACGCCACTTCGACGAGTTCCTGTCCCGCTGGAAGGACCGTCCGGACGTGATGGAGCGGGTCACCACCCGGGTGGAGTGCGCGGACTACTTCGAGCAGCGCAACTCGGCCCTCTTGGCGCACGCCACGCAGATCGACCCCAACGGATGGTTCTTCGCCGCGCCGGTGGAGATGCAGCAGCGGGTGTGGCCGACCGAGGAGTTCGAACTGGCAGCCAGTCGGGTGGGCTTTCCTCAGCTCGGTGAGGGAGAATACGAGACAGACCTCTTCGCGGGAGTCGATCCGTCGGTCGAGCTCCCGGTCGGACCGAGCATGAGTGAGGACCCGAGATGA